Proteins encoded in a region of the Mucilaginibacter sabulilitoris genome:
- a CDS encoding glycogen synthase encodes MKIYHLSAECYPVAKVGGLADVVGALPKYQNMAGLQAAVVMPYYDRKFTRENEFEIVFSAATLLGTQRLYFEILKEKTDKLGFELFLVKIPGLLDRENVYSYPDEREQFIAFQLAFLDWISYSQQTPDIIHCHDHHSGLVPFLLYHSKLYRRLANTPTVFTIHNGQYHGAFGWENLSYLPEIDLTKTGLLDWAGGINPLAAAVKCCWKYTTVSPTYLHELTVNSNGLEYLFWIESAKGVGIINGIDTEVWDPKTDSMIAGNFTAKTLAKGKQANKNVICERFGLDPNKPLFTFIGRLVIEKGADLLPEAIERSLLENPDQLNFLILGSGDKEMEAALLALKDKYPGRCNVFIGYDESLAHLIYAGADFLLMPSRVEPCGLNQLYSLRYGTMPLVRSTGGLIDSVIDFGDTDGYGIRFNNASVNDICYAIFRAVTLYQNTAQLQQLRKRMMALDFSWDRSAKEYNDLYESLNPTI; translated from the coding sequence ATGAAAATATATCACCTGAGTGCTGAGTGTTACCCAGTTGCCAAAGTTGGCGGCCTTGCTGATGTTGTTGGAGCGCTGCCTAAATATCAAAATATGGCGGGGTTGCAGGCAGCAGTTGTTATGCCTTATTACGACCGCAAGTTTACCCGCGAAAACGAATTTGAAATTGTTTTTAGCGCGGCCACGCTTTTGGGTACCCAACGGCTTTACTTTGAAATATTAAAGGAAAAAACCGACAAGCTTGGCTTTGAGCTTTTCCTGGTAAAAATACCAGGCTTGCTCGATCGCGAAAATGTGTACAGCTATCCCGATGAAAGAGAGCAGTTCATCGCTTTTCAACTGGCTTTTCTGGATTGGATAAGTTACTCGCAGCAAACTCCGGATATTATCCATTGCCATGACCACCATTCGGGTCTGGTGCCGTTTCTGCTATATCATTCTAAACTATACCGTCGCCTGGCTAATACACCTACTGTATTTACTATTCACAACGGACAGTATCATGGTGCATTTGGCTGGGAAAACCTATCATACCTGCCCGAGATTGATTTAACAAAAACGGGTTTGCTTGACTGGGCCGGCGGCATCAACCCATTAGCCGCCGCTGTAAAGTGCTGCTGGAAATATACTACGGTATCGCCTACTTATTTGCATGAGCTTACTGTAAATTCAAATGGGCTGGAGTATTTATTCTGGATTGAGAGCGCTAAAGGGGTAGGCATTATAAATGGTATCGATACCGAGGTATGGGATCCAAAAACAGATTCCATGATTGCCGGTAATTTTACCGCCAAAACTTTGGCTAAAGGCAAGCAAGCCAATAAGAATGTGATCTGTGAAAGATTTGGCTTAGATCCAAATAAGCCTTTGTTTACCTTCATTGGTCGCCTGGTGATTGAAAAAGGTGCTGATTTACTGCCTGAGGCTATCGAGCGAAGTCTTTTAGAAAACCCGGATCAGCTGAACTTCCTGATATTAGGCTCTGGCGATAAAGAAATGGAGGCCGCTCTGTTAGCGCTAAAAGATAAGTATCCGGGCCGCTGCAACGTGTTTATTGGGTATGATGAATCGCTTGCTCACCTTATTTATGCCGGCGCTGATTTTTTACTCATGCCGTCGCGGGTTGAACCTTGCGGGCTTAATCAATTGTATTCGTTAAGATATGGTACCATGCCCCTGGTACGCAGCACCGGCGGACTAATTGATTCAGTGATTGATTTTGGAGATACCGATGGCTATGGCATCCGCTTTAACAATGCCAGCGTTAATGATATTTGCTATGCTATTTTTCGAGCCGTTACACTTTATCAAAATACCGCGCAACTTCAGCAGTTGCGCAAACGCATGATGGCACTCGATTTTTCGTGGGACCGATCAGCAAAAGAATATAATGACCTGTATGAAAGTTTAAACCCTACGATATGA
- a CDS encoding glucose-1-phosphate adenylyltransferase: MTSKVISIVLGGGQGSRLSPLTATRSKPAVPIAGKYRLVDIPISNCLHAGITRIYVLTQFNSASLNKHIKNTYHFSSFSDAFVDILAAEQTPSNATWYQGTADAVRQSLHHLAIHEFEYVLILSGDQLYQMDFEEMIHQHIDSGAEISIATIPVDAADVPGFGILKTDENNMVTAFIEKPKKDFESWASDVSDEMKAEGRVYLASMGIYIFNRKLLYDLLEGNDRTDFGKEIIPQSISEHKVASYQYEGYWTDIGTIPSFFEANLGLTDNIPKFNLFGENHIFTRARMLPPSKISGTLLEHSIIADGCIINAKQITHSLIGIRTRIGVDTIIENCYVMGCDSYQTLDQIAELKLSNSPIMGIGDRCEIRNAIIDKNTYIGNDVKINMGETLPDGDFETHTVQDGIVVVKKRAIIPNGTVI; this comes from the coding sequence ATGACATCTAAAGTAATTTCAATTGTGCTTGGCGGTGGCCAGGGCAGTCGTTTATCCCCCCTTACAGCAACCCGCTCTAAACCTGCCGTTCCTATTGCGGGCAAATACCGTTTGGTTGATATCCCTATTTCCAATTGTCTGCATGCGGGCATTACCCGTATTTATGTGCTAACGCAGTTCAATTCGGCATCATTAAATAAGCATATCAAAAACACTTATCACTTCAGCAGCTTTAGTGACGCTTTTGTAGATATTTTAGCCGCTGAACAAACGCCGTCAAATGCTACCTGGTACCAGGGAACTGCCGACGCGGTAAGGCAAAGCCTGCACCACCTGGCTATACACGAATTTGAATATGTGTTGATCCTGTCGGGCGATCAGTTATACCAGATGGATTTTGAGGAAATGATTCATCAGCATATTGATTCGGGTGCCGAAATTTCTATAGCTACCATTCCTGTTGATGCTGCGGATGTTCCAGGATTCGGTATATTAAAAACCGATGAAAATAATATGGTTACTGCCTTTATTGAAAAACCTAAAAAGGATTTTGAAAGCTGGGCATCAGATGTAAGCGATGAAATGAAAGCCGAAGGCAGGGTTTACCTTGCATCTATGGGTATTTATATTTTTAACCGTAAGTTATTATATGATTTGCTGGAAGGCAATGACCGTACAGACTTTGGTAAAGAGATTATCCCGCAATCAATTTCAGAGCATAAGGTAGCCAGTTATCAGTATGAAGGTTACTGGACAGATATTGGTACCATCCCTTCGTTTTTTGAGGCCAACCTTGGATTAACTGATAACATTCCGAAATTCAACCTGTTTGGCGAAAACCATATATTTACTAGGGCTCGTATGCTGCCCCCGTCAAAAATATCGGGCACATTACTTGAGCATTCTATAATTGCCGATGGCTGTATTATTAATGCCAAGCAAATTACGCATTCGTTAATAGGAATACGTACCCGGATAGGTGTAGATACCATTATTGAGAATTGTTATGTAATGGGATGCGACAGTTATCAAACACTTGATCAAATTGCCGAGCTAAAACTGAGCAATTCGCCAATTATGGGTATAGGCGATAGATGCGAGATCAGGAATGCCATAATTGATAAAAACACCTACATAGGTAATGATGTAAAAATAAACATGGGCGAAACGCTGCCCGATGGTGATTTTGAAACGCATACCGTACAGGATGGCATTGTAGTGGTAAAGAAACGTGCTATAATACCAAATGGAACGGTTATTTAA
- a CDS encoding tetratricopeptide repeat protein: MNIVKKAVLIIPVLLLGLTVHAQDTDVNALIKQGVQLNNEHNYAGAIEKYKQVLASDPENMQANYQLAYSLFSSGKGTEGIPYLNKVVKTNNNFTGPAYELMGSIYDGAHQPQQAIDAYKAGIQLKPDYQPLYFNIGLAYFRAARYADAEQAAINAIKLDPKHANSQRLYGLVTFHQNKRAAALLGLCSFLLLEPDGPRAAEAYTNMQSILKGGTLKTEKTDAAIIVLNKALSAAAAITASRKYASPADLLAAQLKAVFLAVGQLAEKQTGNDFFRNYYASFFFKLAQTEHMPAFARLMDMSANKAADSQWLQQNEDNRKALEEWVSAQERKF; encoded by the coding sequence ATGAATATTGTGAAAAAAGCCGTACTTATTATACCCGTTTTGCTTTTGGGACTCACAGTCCACGCTCAGGATACAGATGTTAACGCTTTAATAAAACAAGGCGTTCAGCTAAACAATGAGCATAATTATGCCGGAGCAATTGAAAAATATAAGCAAGTTTTAGCTAGCGACCCCGAAAATATGCAGGCTAATTATCAACTGGCCTACAGCCTCTTTTCATCGGGTAAGGGTACAGAGGGTATCCCGTATTTGAATAAGGTGGTTAAAACAAACAACAATTTTACCGGTCCGGCCTATGAACTCATGGGCAGCATTTATGACGGCGCTCATCAACCTCAACAAGCCATTGATGCTTACAAAGCCGGTATACAGCTCAAGCCCGACTATCAGCCCCTCTATTTTAACATAGGTCTGGCCTATTTCAGGGCTGCAAGATATGCTGATGCGGAGCAGGCTGCTATTAATGCCATTAAGCTTGATCCTAAACATGCCAACAGCCAGCGGTTATACGGGCTGGTGACTTTCCATCAAAACAAAAGGGCTGCGGCCTTACTGGGGCTTTGCAGTTTTTTGTTATTGGAGCCCGATGGCCCGCGCGCTGCCGAGGCGTATACTAATATGCAGAGCATTTTAAAAGGCGGCACGCTGAAAACTGAAAAAACGGATGCTGCTATTATTGTCCTAAACAAAGCGCTTTCGGCGGCGGCGGCAATTACAGCCTCGAGAAAATATGCATCACCGGCAGATTTACTTGCAGCACAATTAAAGGCTGTATTTCTGGCGGTTGGGCAATTGGCCGAAAAGCAAACTGGGAATGATTTTTTCAGGAACTACTACGCCTCCTTTTTTTTCAAACTGGCTCAAACAGAGCACATGCCGGCCTTTGCCCGCTTAATGGATATGAGCGCCAATAAAGCAGCGGACAGCCAATGGCTGCAGCAAAATGAGGATAACCGCAAAGCGCTGGAAGAATGGGTGAGCGCGCAGGAAAGAAAGTTTTAA
- a CDS encoding YbaB/EbfC family nucleoid-associated protein: MFDKLMEAQQKAGEVKKRLDAITVSGTAEGGKITVTANGNKVVQSVQIDSDFLANADKEEIEELLVVAINKAMEQADNVSQSEMAAMTKNMFGDLGGMFGQ; this comes from the coding sequence ATGTTTGATAAATTAATGGAAGCCCAGCAAAAGGCTGGCGAGGTAAAGAAAAGACTGGATGCTATCACTGTATCCGGCACCGCCGAAGGAGGCAAAATCACGGTTACTGCTAACGGTAATAAGGTAGTACAATCGGTACAAATAGATAGCGATTTTTTGGCCAACGCAGATAAGGAAGAGATTGAAGAGCTACTGGTAGTCGCCATTAACAAGGCGATGGAACAAGCTGACAATGTAAGCCAGAGCGAAATGGCAGCCATGACCAAAAACATGTTTGGCGACCTGGGCGGCATGTTTGGCCAATAA
- a CDS encoding serine hydrolase domain-containing protein translates to MRLVYKSVLSFTAILLILTSCSSKNKNKNQGTDPANSKPLDTTALLAYNPKNADKKIDEVMKELHRTRGFNGNVLVAKKGKIVYENAIGWADYLHRDSLKLSYQFELASVTKTMTSTAILMLMERGKLTLDDNVKKFFPDFPYDGITIRLLLTHRSGMMNYVYFIDDIYRSQHLNQRKGLTNADAMKMIAEYKPRPFNVPNKRFLYNNSNFMVLGAIIEKVSGMSYADFMKQNVFIPASMMHTNVYSKAVYDKIPVHVVGHDRGQWRYSVAQNFLDGPVGDKGVYSTVGDLFLFDRALRAGRLLKQATLDSAYVPRNPMLHGHFSYGYGWRTFTAPGQQVIYHTGWWHGFRHIYLRDMKNDITIVLLSNLANGSLLKLDDLFKAAGMPIVRKSAYNGNGDTSDD, encoded by the coding sequence ATGAGATTAGTGTACAAAAGTGTCCTTTCATTTACCGCCATCCTGCTGATTTTAACTTCCTGTTCGTCAAAAAATAAAAATAAAAACCAGGGTACAGATCCTGCGAATAGCAAGCCCCTTGATACTACCGCCTTGCTGGCTTACAATCCTAAAAATGCCGACAAAAAAATAGATGAGGTGATGAAAGAACTTCATCGCACCCGCGGCTTTAATGGCAATGTACTGGTCGCAAAAAAAGGCAAAATCGTTTATGAAAATGCCATAGGCTGGGCCGATTACCTGCATCGTGATAGCTTAAAGTTAAGCTATCAGTTTGAGTTGGCCTCGGTTACAAAAACCATGACCTCTACCGCCATTTTAATGCTGATGGAACGCGGCAAACTTACGCTTGACGATAATGTAAAAAAGTTTTTTCCCGATTTCCCTTATGATGGTATCACCATCCGCCTACTGCTTACGCACCGCTCGGGCATGATGAACTATGTTTACTTTATTGACGATATATACCGCAGTCAGCACCTGAACCAACGCAAAGGATTAACCAACGCTGATGCCATGAAAATGATAGCCGAATATAAGCCGCGCCCGTTTAATGTGCCCAATAAAAGGTTTTTGTATAACAACTCCAATTTTATGGTGCTTGGCGCCATTATTGAAAAAGTGAGCGGGATGTCATACGCTGATTTCATGAAACAGAATGTGTTTATCCCCGCCAGCATGATGCATACCAATGTATATTCAAAAGCGGTTTATGATAAAATACCGGTGCATGTTGTAGGGCATGATCGCGGCCAGTGGAGATATTCGGTAGCCCAAAATTTCTTAGACGGTCCTGTCGGTGATAAGGGTGTTTACAGTACCGTTGGCGATCTGTTTTTATTTGACAGGGCCCTGCGTGCAGGCAGGTTGCTGAAACAAGCTACGCTCGACTCGGCCTATGTGCCCCGGAACCCCATGTTGCACGGGCATTTTAGTTACGGCTATGGCTGGCGCACATTTACCGCACCTGGGCAGCAGGTTATTTATCATACCGGCTGGTGGCATGGTTTCAGGCACATTTATTTGCGCGATATGAAAAACGATATCACGATAGTACTGTTATCTAATTTAGCCAACGGCAGTTTGCTAAAGCTTGATGACTTGTTTAAAGCTGCGGGCATGCCGATAGTGCGTAAAAGCGCCTACAATGGCAACGGAGATACGAGTGATGATTAA
- a CDS encoding tetratricopeptide repeat protein has product MKTYHKILLITVFSVFSTLVFGQDKDAAKALVKQGITLHDARKYDEAIAKYQEALKADPDNINAMYEMSFTMCSSGKSKDAIPYLEKLTSTNQMAEAFDLLGSTYDDDGQFDKAEACYKAGMKAFPNFQRLHFNMALAYLRQKKYPEAEAYAIEAIKLDPKHASSQRAYALATLGQNKKVCAVMAFCSFLLLEPQTKRSAEAYEYLDKIFKTEAVQKNILINMDKDSKGISSMSVAETSVSLAAAASKAFEDKNIGTPQERLASELKMIFETTGRESDNKAIKTFSGNTMPITLANLPKQIICPLLPGWLV; this is encoded by the coding sequence ATGAAAACCTATCACAAAATTTTACTCATAACCGTATTCTCTGTTTTTTCAACCCTTGTTTTTGGGCAGGATAAAGATGCAGCTAAAGCCTTGGTTAAGCAAGGTATAACACTGCATGATGCCAGAAAGTATGACGAGGCCATTGCCAAATATCAGGAAGCCTTAAAGGCCGATCCGGATAATATTAACGCGATGTATGAAATGTCATTTACCATGTGCAGCTCAGGCAAATCAAAGGATGCCATTCCATACCTTGAAAAGCTAACATCAACAAATCAAATGGCCGAAGCATTTGATTTGCTCGGGAGCACTTATGATGATGACGGGCAGTTTGACAAAGCCGAAGCCTGTTACAAGGCCGGAATGAAAGCTTTTCCCAACTTTCAACGCCTGCATTTCAACATGGCTTTAGCCTACCTGCGTCAAAAAAAATATCCCGAAGCTGAGGCTTATGCCATTGAAGCCATAAAATTGGATCCTAAGCATGCCAGCAGTCAACGAGCCTATGCTTTAGCCACTCTTGGTCAAAATAAAAAAGTATGTGCAGTGATGGCCTTCTGCAGTTTTCTGCTGCTTGAACCCCAAACCAAGCGATCTGCCGAGGCTTATGAATATCTCGACAAAATATTTAAGACAGAAGCCGTTCAAAAAAATATTTTAATTAACATGGATAAAGATTCCAAAGGGATTTCGTCCATGTCTGTGGCCGAAACTTCAGTCTCCCTGGCTGCTGCGGCAAGCAAAGCATTTGAAGATAAAAATATCGGAACGCCGCAGGAGCGATTGGCGAGTGAATTAAAAATGATATTTGAAACAACAGGGAGGGAATCGGATAACAAAGCAATAAAGACTTTTTCTGGAAATACTATGCCGATTACTTTGGCAAACTTGCCCAAACAGATAATATGCCCGCTTTTGCCCGGCTGGTTAGTTTGA
- the fumC gene encoding class II fumarate hydratase produces the protein MSFRTEHDTMGEVQVPADKYWGAQTERSRNNFKIGPEASMPKEIIDAFAYLKKAAAYTNTDLGVLPTEKRDLIAQVCDEILTGSLASEFPLVIWQTGSGTQSNMNVNEVVANRAHVLQGNKLGEGKTFIHPNDDVNKSQSSNDTYPTAMHIAAYKILIDVTIPGIEKLRDTLQAKVEAFKNVVKIGRTHLMDATPLTLGQEFSGYVSQLNHGLKALRNTLDHLSELALGGTAVGTGINTPKGYDVKVAEYIAKFTGLPFITAENKFEALAAHDAIVESHGALKQIAVSLMKIANDIRMLASGPRSGIGEIHIPDNEPGSSIMPGKVNPTQNEAVTMVAAQVMGNDVAISIGGSNGHYELNVFKPVMAANFLQSARLIGDACVSFNDHCAVGIQPNYEGIKKHLENSLMLVTALNPHIGYENAAKIAKTALKEGTSLREAAIGLGLLTNEQFDQWVKPEDMIGSLK, from the coding sequence ATGAGTTTCAGAACCGAACACGATACCATGGGCGAGGTACAGGTACCTGCCGATAAATACTGGGGAGCACAAACAGAACGTTCACGCAACAACTTTAAAATTGGTCCGGAGGCATCAATGCCTAAAGAGATCATTGATGCATTTGCATACCTGAAAAAAGCCGCCGCTTATACCAATACCGATCTTGGTGTACTGCCGACCGAAAAACGCGACCTGATAGCACAGGTTTGCGATGAAATATTAACCGGATCGCTGGCAAGTGAATTTCCGCTGGTGATATGGCAAACGGGCTCGGGCACGCAATCAAACATGAACGTGAACGAGGTGGTGGCCAACCGCGCTCATGTATTACAAGGCAATAAACTGGGCGAAGGTAAAACTTTCATTCATCCCAATGATGATGTAAATAAATCGCAATCATCAAACGATACTTACCCTACGGCCATGCACATCGCGGCTTACAAAATACTGATTGATGTAACCATCCCAGGTATTGAAAAACTGCGCGATACCCTGCAGGCTAAAGTCGAGGCGTTTAAAAACGTTGTAAAAATTGGCCGTACCCACCTGATGGATGCTACACCGCTTACCTTAGGTCAGGAGTTTTCTGGCTATGTGTCACAACTGAACCATGGCTTAAAAGCCCTAAGAAATACACTTGATCACCTTTCTGAACTGGCTTTGGGCGGTACAGCAGTAGGTACTGGTATCAATACTCCTAAAGGATACGATGTAAAAGTAGCCGAATATATCGCCAAATTTACCGGCTTACCTTTCATTACTGCCGAAAACAAATTTGAAGCGCTTGCAGCACACGATGCCATTGTGGAGAGCCACGGAGCGTTAAAGCAAATTGCTGTTTCCTTAATGAAAATTGCAAACGATATCAGGATGCTGGCCTCTGGTCCGCGTTCGGGTATTGGCGAAATTCATATTCCAGATAATGAGCCGGGATCATCAATTATGCCCGGCAAAGTTAATCCAACCCAAAATGAGGCGGTTACCATGGTGGCTGCACAGGTAATGGGTAACGATGTGGCGATATCCATTGGCGGCTCAAACGGGCATTATGAGCTGAATGTATTTAAACCGGTAATGGCAGCTAACTTTTTACAATCGGCCCGTTTAATTGGCGATGCTTGTGTGTCTTTCAATGACCATTGCGCGGTTGGTATTCAGCCAAACTACGAAGGCATCAAAAAACACCTGGAAAACTCGCTAATGCTGGTTACAGCCCTTAACCCGCACATAGGTTACGAGAATGCAGCCAAAATTGCCAAAACAGCATTGAAAGAAGGTACGTCCCTGCGCGAAGCCGCTATTGGCCTGGGCTTGTTAACCAATGAGCAGTTTGACCAATGGGTTAAGCCAGAAGATATGATAGGCAGTTTAAAATAA
- a CDS encoding metal-dependent hydrolase, which translates to MKTTYYGQSTIEIETGGKKLLFDPFITHNSLAKHIDINSLKPDYILVSHGHGDHVADLLEVQKNSGAKVICIAEIAGWLNSKGVDNVHGMNIGGGFNFDFGRVKMVNAIHSSTMPDGAPGGNPAGFVIYATEGKTIYFAGDTALTYDMKLLEDDNLDWAYLPLGDNYTMGADDAIKAAGFINCKNIIGMHYDSFPVIEINKDEVAEKFVKAGLNLKLPAVGESLDM; encoded by the coding sequence ATGAAAACTACTTATTACGGCCAATCAACAATTGAAATAGAAACAGGCGGCAAAAAGCTGCTATTCGATCCTTTTATTACACACAACTCGCTGGCTAAGCATATTGATATCAACAGCCTTAAGCCCGATTATATCCTGGTATCGCATGGGCACGGCGATCACGTAGCCGATCTGCTCGAAGTACAAAAGAACAGCGGCGCCAAAGTTATCTGCATTGCCGAGATAGCCGGCTGGCTCAACAGCAAGGGCGTTGACAATGTACACGGAATGAATATTGGCGGTGGCTTTAATTTTGATTTCGGGCGTGTTAAAATGGTTAACGCCATACATTCAAGCACTATGCCCGATGGAGCACCGGGTGGCAATCCTGCCGGTTTTGTGATTTACGCTACAGAAGGAAAAACGATATATTTTGCCGGGGATACCGCGCTTACCTATGACATGAAACTGCTGGAAGATGACAACCTTGACTGGGCGTATTTACCATTGGGAGATAACTACACCATGGGCGCCGATGATGCCATAAAAGCAGCGGGTTTTATCAACTGTAAGAATATTATCGGGATGCATTATGATTCTTTCCCGGTTATTGAGATAAATAAAGATGAAGTTGCCGAAAAGTTTGTTAAAGCAGGTCTTAACCTAAAGCTACCAGCAGTGGGTGAGAGCCTTGATATGTAA
- a CDS encoding fumarate hydratase → MASCSLNPDTQGPGEKYIQGEWQQDSVPAQKRLVTYSLYNLRFSCDSFFMKISTVSKVNYGADTCMNSGHWNEYIRGTYSQKLDTLHLKGEFCNADGSYKDEKGCFRYGDYEEYFKVKQKTDSLIQFASTSNVIPINVHLIKRTSCVPKPL, encoded by the coding sequence ATGGCTTCCTGCTCATTAAATCCCGACACTCAGGGCCCCGGCGAAAAATATATACAGGGCGAATGGCAACAGGATTCTGTACCGGCTCAAAAGCGCCTGGTTACTTATTCGCTGTATAACCTCAGGTTTAGCTGCGATTCTTTTTTTATGAAGATCAGCACGGTGAGCAAAGTAAATTATGGTGCTGACACCTGTATGAACAGCGGCCATTGGAACGAATATATCAGAGGCACTTACTCACAAAAGCTGGACACGCTGCACCTTAAAGGCGAATTTTGTAATGCCGATGGCAGCTACAAGGATGAGAAAGGCTGTTTCCGTTATGGCGATTACGAGGAGTATTTTAAAGTAAAGCAAAAAACCGATTCGCTTATCCAATTTGCGAGTACATCAAACGTTATACCTATCAATGTGCATTTAATAAAACGCACAAGCTGTGTCCCAAAACCTTTGTAA